In Geopsychrobacter electrodiphilus DSM 16401, a single window of DNA contains:
- a CDS encoding conjugal transfer protein TraH has protein sequence MKNRIFIWSRIFLLACFVALFFGGLEQVQAGWVDDWVAQKTESAPSRYEGQVRNYYTAGSFNARWNTRNDYLWSLSLPKVKTGCGGIDAFMGGMTFLNTDYLVEKLERIMNAAPAAAFDIALKVLAPQVSDTIRSMESLSSKLNSIQLDECKASKAMVATIANPFVSNPAQKKELGAIQTDWWQSTGVGDLWTEFQKQRKADNDKPDAAAAAGSLSGCSAEFKDVFAGGSVLENVATKIGLTNSDYLALIRGYVGDVYIEAPNAATGFGAYKVAGDDPCEKNTGLDDFINGDAEGRAVGGACTPITDANSNLQIYVQNRIYEINTKYATRQSLTANDRAFLQTMPLPVSLILKSARASQTVDAEVEYLGSAAGKAYSYRMLADLFAKTSKLLYTAQTVMATQDNPTGANGAATCRIENVGAASNRILAMMGQTSDLLNKVRADYATTLNEINALETFVKRRKDFSNSVRAQLRDRFGSGLAERATQSSI, from the coding sequence ATGAAAAACCGCATCTTTATCTGGTCTAGGATTTTTCTCCTGGCCTGCTTTGTTGCCCTGTTTTTCGGTGGACTGGAACAGGTACAGGCCGGATGGGTCGATGACTGGGTGGCACAGAAAACAGAGTCAGCACCCAGCAGGTACGAGGGACAGGTCAGGAACTACTACACGGCCGGAAGTTTTAACGCCCGGTGGAACACTCGCAATGATTACCTTTGGAGCCTGAGTCTGCCGAAGGTGAAGACCGGCTGTGGTGGAATCGATGCCTTCATGGGCGGCATGACCTTTCTGAACACCGACTACCTGGTGGAAAAGCTTGAACGTATCATGAATGCCGCTCCGGCAGCGGCCTTCGATATCGCCCTGAAGGTTCTGGCTCCACAGGTATCAGATACAATCCGCTCCATGGAAAGCTTATCGTCGAAACTGAACAGCATCCAGCTTGACGAGTGCAAGGCATCCAAGGCGATGGTTGCTACGATTGCCAACCCGTTCGTTTCCAATCCCGCCCAGAAGAAGGAGTTGGGAGCGATCCAGACAGACTGGTGGCAATCAACCGGTGTCGGTGATCTGTGGACCGAATTCCAGAAACAACGTAAAGCCGACAACGACAAACCTGATGCTGCTGCCGCAGCCGGGTCCCTGTCGGGCTGTTCGGCTGAATTCAAGGATGTTTTTGCCGGCGGCAGTGTTCTGGAGAACGTCGCGACAAAGATCGGACTAACCAACAGCGACTATCTGGCCTTGATCCGGGGCTATGTCGGGGACGTGTATATCGAGGCTCCGAACGCCGCCACCGGATTCGGTGCCTACAAGGTGGCCGGAGACGATCCCTGCGAAAAGAACACCGGACTGGACGACTTCATCAACGGCGATGCCGAGGGCCGGGCTGTCGGCGGAGCCTGTACGCCGATCACAGACGCCAACAGCAATCTGCAAATCTATGTGCAGAACCGGATTTACGAGATCAACACCAAATACGCCACTCGGCAGTCCCTCACCGCCAACGATAGAGCTTTCCTTCAAACCATGCCGTTGCCGGTGTCTCTGATCCTGAAAAGTGCCAGAGCCTCCCAGACAGTCGATGCAGAGGTTGAATATCTGGGCAGTGCCGCTGGCAAAGCCTATTCCTACCGTATGCTGGCCGATCTGTTCGCCAAAACCAGCAAGCTGCTCTACACCGCCCAGACCGTTATGGCGACCCAAGACAACCCGACCGGAGCAAACGGGGCCGCAACGTGCAGAATCGAAAACGTCGGGGCTGCATCAAACAGAATCTTGGCCATGATGGGACAAACATCCGACTTGCTCAACAAGGTCCGGGCCGACTATGCAACAACGCTGAACGAAATCAATGCCCTGGAAACTTTCGTCAAGCGCCGTAAAGACTTTTCAAACAGCGTCCGCGCTCAACTAAGAGACAGATTCGGTTCGGGACTTGCGGAACGTGCAACTCAATCAAGTATCTAA
- a CDS encoding conjugal transfer protein TraF produces MIRLKSLFLIGVLICLRTTNATAYQNPPERGYWWYETPPKQEEQTEEEQSPTIPDYTSQQMMVMDSDKLKEYAEQVTKEAIRVPSEENVKRHYLVQDVIRRKARAFTNVSEMVWQKYPELTTAKDNPLTAPGRNALTRAQVEERRQELALARKDFALLYLRSDTCEFCQAQDQIIPHVASRLGWKVKPINIDTDSELAKRLGVETVPTLILISKGSQEFFPVTTGVSSVTEIESHLFRAIRLLRGETTPDNFNLYDFQKGGGYDVQNRQ; encoded by the coding sequence ATGATCCGACTCAAGTCCCTCTTTCTGATCGGAGTCTTGATCTGCCTACGCACGACAAACGCTACCGCCTATCAGAATCCTCCTGAGCGTGGTTACTGGTGGTATGAGACACCACCGAAACAGGAGGAGCAAACAGAGGAGGAACAGTCTCCAACGATCCCCGACTACACCTCGCAGCAGATGATGGTGATGGACTCTGACAAGCTGAAGGAATACGCAGAGCAGGTCACGAAAGAAGCGATCCGGGTGCCGAGCGAAGAAAACGTCAAGCGTCACTACCTGGTTCAAGATGTGATCCGGCGCAAGGCCCGGGCGTTCACAAATGTCTCTGAGATGGTCTGGCAGAAATACCCTGAGCTGACGACCGCGAAGGACAACCCCCTAACAGCACCAGGCCGTAACGCCCTGACCAGGGCACAGGTTGAAGAACGTCGGCAAGAACTGGCCCTGGCACGTAAAGATTTCGCTTTGCTCTATCTTCGCTCCGACACCTGTGAGTTTTGCCAGGCGCAGGACCAGATCATACCGCACGTTGCGTCCCGGCTCGGCTGGAAGGTGAAACCGATCAACATAGATACAGATTCGGAGCTGGCAAAGAGGCTGGGGGTTGAAACGGTTCCGACCCTGATTTTGATCAGCAAAGGGTCCCAGGAGTTTTTTCCGGTCACGACCGGCGTTTCATCAGTCACGGAGATCGAATCCCACCTGTTCCGGGCTATCCGCCTGTTGCGTGGTGAAACAACCCCGGACAACTTCAACCTCTACGATTTTCAGAAAGGAGGCGGATACGATGTCCAGAACCGACAATGA